In Saccharothrix syringae, the following are encoded in one genomic region:
- a CDS encoding M20/M25/M40 family metallo-hydrolase: MPQRTWSAVAWLLVIAAVGALAVLAFRPPAPLADAPPAEFAAGRAEEHLRAVARWPHPVGSPDNERVRRYLVDTAGGFGADVSVETDDVVVPWRGVQRIATTHNVVARVPGADPTGRALLLVAHYDSVPTGPGAADDGAAVAAMLETLRALGERPVRNDVVFLFTDGEEAGRLGAEAFVRRHGVGDYGAVLNWEARGSGGPVWMFETGPGDGPLVSAFAAASGRPIANSLAAEVYRLMPNYSDFTVFLAAGARGLNSAFIEGVHDYHSPYDDLARLDRGSLQHHGETMVGLVRGLGNADLRAVDGGRAVYFDLFSRVLVHYPMWLAVVLAAVTVLGLALLIRVGRLRVRRVLRVAGVAAGAVVVAAGLAFGVWRLVAVLRPGLAFLALSEPYERGWFVAGFAVLGLAVLLAAAVVVRRCEPAEVVAGALVVPAVLLAVTAVALPGASFLFQWPLAAGLVAVRRPGLAFLPPLVAAAIHPPLVGTLLVALGMPLVAVGVAFALLVGVLLLPLFRGLPRYCAAVAAVVALALVATGAVRSGAGPDEPRPDALVYRLDTEGGRADWLSGDPGTDAWTARVLGDRPERVTLSDEHPVLDKPLMRADAPVLDLPAPTAGLSGGVVRVTPGARAWRTHVALTGLRDCRFAGHPLDDRLLELYGTAPREVDCTREPGVPVVVEVTDQWPGLPEEAAALVGPRPPDAMPVQSGSRAHDAALVRAVFRF; encoded by the coding sequence ATGCCCCAGCGAACGTGGTCGGCGGTGGCGTGGCTCCTAGTGATCGCCGCGGTGGGCGCGCTCGCCGTGCTCGCGTTCCGGCCGCCCGCGCCGCTCGCCGACGCCCCGCCCGCCGAGTTCGCGGCCGGGCGCGCGGAGGAGCACCTGCGGGCCGTGGCGCGGTGGCCGCACCCCGTCGGGTCGCCCGACAACGAGCGCGTGCGCCGGTACCTGGTCGACACCGCCGGGGGTTTCGGCGCCGACGTGTCGGTCGAGACCGACGACGTGGTCGTCCCGTGGCGCGGCGTGCAGCGGATCGCCACCACGCACAACGTCGTCGCCCGCGTGCCCGGCGCGGACCCGACGGGCAGGGCGTTGCTGCTGGTCGCGCACTACGACTCGGTGCCGACGGGGCCCGGTGCTGCGGACGACGGCGCGGCGGTCGCCGCGATGCTGGAGACCTTGCGGGCCCTCGGGGAACGCCCCGTGCGCAACGACGTGGTGTTCCTGTTCACCGACGGCGAGGAGGCGGGCCGGCTCGGCGCGGAGGCTTTCGTGCGGCGCCACGGCGTCGGCGACTACGGCGCGGTGCTGAACTGGGAGGCCCGCGGCAGCGGCGGACCGGTGTGGATGTTCGAGACCGGGCCCGGCGACGGGCCGCTGGTGTCGGCGTTCGCGGCGGCCTCCGGCAGGCCCATCGCGAACTCGCTGGCCGCCGAGGTCTACCGGCTGATGCCGAACTACAGCGACTTCACCGTGTTCCTCGCCGCGGGGGCGCGCGGGCTCAACAGCGCGTTCATCGAGGGCGTCCACGACTACCACTCGCCCTACGACGACCTGGCCCGGCTGGACCGCGGCAGCCTCCAGCACCACGGCGAGACGATGGTCGGCCTGGTGCGCGGGCTGGGGAACGCGGACCTGCGCGCGGTGGACGGCGGGCGGGCGGTGTACTTCGACCTGTTCTCCCGGGTGCTGGTGCACTACCCGATGTGGCTCGCCGTCGTCCTGGCGGCGGTGACGGTCCTGGGATTGGCGCTGCTGATCCGGGTTGGACGGTTGCGGGTGCGGCGCGTGCTGCGGGTCGCCGGCGTGGCCGCGGGCGCGGTGGTGGTGGCGGCCGGGCTGGCGTTCGGGGTGTGGCGGCTGGTGGCGGTGCTGCGGCCGGGGTTGGCGTTCCTGGCGCTGTCCGAGCCGTACGAGCGGGGCTGGTTCGTCGCCGGGTTCGCCGTGCTGGGGTTGGCGGTCCTGCTCGCGGCGGCGGTGGTGGTGCGGCGGTGCGAACCGGCGGAGGTCGTCGCGGGCGCGCTGGTGGTGCCCGCGGTGCTGCTGGCGGTCACCGCGGTCGCCCTGCCGGGTGCGAGCTTCCTGTTCCAGTGGCCGCTGGCGGCGGGCCTGGTGGCGGTGCGGCGGCCGGGCCTGGCGTTCCTGCCGCCGCTGGTGGCCGCCGCGATCCACCCGCCGCTGGTGGGCACCCTGCTGGTGGCGCTGGGCATGCCGCTGGTCGCGGTGGGGGTGGCGTTCGCGCTGCTGGTGGGGGTGCTGCTGCTGCCGCTGTTCCGGGGCCTCCCGCGCTACTGCGCGGCCGTGGCCGCGGTGGTGGCGCTGGCCCTGGTCGCGACGGGCGCGGTGCGGTCCGGCGCCGGGCCGGACGAGCCGCGCCCGGACGCGCTGGTGTACCGGCTCGACACCGAGGGCGGCCGGGCCGACTGGCTGTCCGGCGACCCCGGCACGGACGCGTGGACCGCCCGGGTGCTGGGCGATCGACCGGAACGGGTGACGCTCAGCGACGAGCACCCGGTGCTGGACAAGCCGCTGATGCGCGCCGACGCCCCGGTGCTGGACCTGCCCGCGCCCACCGCCGGGCTGTCCGGCGGGGTCGTGCGCGTCACCCCCGGCGCGCGGGCCTGGCGCACCCACGTCGCCCTGACCGGCCTGCGCGACTGCCGCTTCGCCGGCCACCCGCTCGACGACCGGCTGCTGGAGCTGTACGGCACCGCGCCGCGCGAGGTCGACTGCACCCGTGAGCCCGGCGTGCCCGTCGTGGTCGAGGTGACCGACCAGTGGCCCGGCCTGCCCGAGGAGGCCGCCGCCCTGGTCGGCCCGCGCCCGCCGGACGCGATGCCGGTGCAGTCCGGGAGCCGCGCCCACGACGCCGCGCTGGTCCGGGCGGTGTTCCGGTTCTGA
- a CDS encoding MFS transporter — translation MLGRRFAWLWTAYGVSTFGTRLAFDAFPMIAVLVLHAGPTGVSALAAAGLAVGAVVAVPLGPWVEFHRKRPVMIATDLVRCAALLSVPVAFALDLLGFAQLLVVSVVVAAADVAFTAACGALVKAIVAPRDLLVATGRFEATTWTATALGPPLGGAAVGLFGPVVTVLADAVSYLCSALAVRAIGGPEPRPARGGESGSDAPQPAAPHAAPRSAAPEGAAARAAAPQPGAPQPGAPQPGVARAAAPQPTASRTASRTAALSEGWRYVLTHPDLRPLFLNTLLVNSLIMAPAPLLAVLLLGDLGFTPWQYGLAFAAPCVGGLIGSRLARPLTARFGGHAVLRTAGALRACWSLGLAFVGPGTAGLVLVIVVELGLITCMGVFTPVFAAHRLDRLPRDRVARVLAAWSVSGKLVTAAVTALWGLLAALTSARAAIAVAGVLLLATPLLLPRREREHAR, via the coding sequence GTGCTGGGGCGGCGCTTCGCGTGGTTGTGGACGGCGTACGGGGTCAGCACCTTCGGCACGCGGCTCGCGTTCGACGCGTTCCCCATGATCGCGGTCCTCGTGCTGCACGCCGGGCCGACCGGGGTGTCGGCGCTGGCCGCGGCGGGGCTCGCGGTGGGCGCGGTGGTGGCGGTGCCGCTGGGGCCGTGGGTGGAGTTCCACCGCAAGCGGCCGGTGATGATCGCGACGGACCTGGTGCGGTGCGCGGCGCTGCTGAGCGTGCCCGTCGCGTTCGCGCTCGACTTGCTCGGCTTCGCCCAGCTCCTGGTGGTGTCGGTCGTCGTGGCGGCGGCGGACGTCGCGTTCACGGCGGCGTGCGGTGCGCTGGTGAAGGCGATCGTGGCACCCCGGGACCTGCTGGTGGCCACCGGCCGGTTCGAGGCCACCACCTGGACCGCCACCGCGCTCGGACCGCCGCTGGGCGGGGCGGCGGTCGGGCTGTTCGGGCCGGTGGTGACCGTGTTGGCCGATGCGGTCAGCTACCTGTGCTCGGCGTTGGCGGTCCGCGCGATCGGCGGGCCGGAGCCGCGCCCGGCACGAGGTGGCGAGTCCGGGAGCGATGCGCCACAGCCCGCCGCACCGCACGCCGCGCCCCGAAGCGCCGCGCCCGAGGGCGCCGCCGCGCGAGCCGCCGCCCCGCAGCCCGGCGCCCCGCAGCCCGGCGCACCGCAGCCCGGCGTCGCGCGAGCCGCCGCCCCGCAGCCCACCGCCTCCCGCACCGCCTCCCGCACCGCCGCCCTGTCCGAGGGCTGGCGCTACGTGCTGACCCACCCGGACCTGCGCCCGCTGTTCCTCAACACCCTCCTGGTCAACAGCCTGATCATGGCCCCCGCACCGCTCCTGGCCGTCCTCCTGCTGGGCGACCTCGGCTTCACCCCCTGGCAGTACGGCCTGGCGTTCGCCGCACCCTGCGTGGGCGGCCTGATCGGCTCCCGCCTGGCCCGCCCCCTCACCGCCAGGTTCGGCGGGCACGCGGTCCTGCGCACCGCCGGGGCGCTGCGCGCGTGCTGGTCGCTCGGGCTGGCCTTCGTCGGCCCCGGCACCGCCGGGCTCGTACTGGTCATCGTCGTCGAACTCGGCCTGATCACCTGCATGGGCGTGTTCACCCCGGTGTTCGCCGCCCACCGCCTGGACCGGCTGCCCCGGGACCGGGTCGCCCGCGTGCTGGCCGCGTGGTCGGTCAGCGGCAAGCTCGTCACCGCGGCGGTGACCGCGCTGTGGGGCCTGCTGGCGGCGTTGACGAGTGCCCGCGCCGCCATCGCGGTCGCGGGCGTCCTCCTCCTCGCCACCCCGCTCCTGCTGCCGCGCCGCGAGCGGGAACACGCTCGTTGA
- a CDS encoding O-antigen ligase family protein: MTRLLRLLACATVFAAPVEGYLLQWHGQLAKLPPALLVLTWAVARVRQRRLPEPHPVHALLALLAVVLLASSAVNAGGVYTTAYAIRWLPFLLVTVVLVDVVAREVPVRWVLGAAVAGAAVAAVGGLHGLFVAGEPRASGPLEDPNDLAYFLVAALPLLVAFLPGEGGGGAAVGGGRAAVTGGTAGGRAVVAAGRAAGGGGAAVAAGRAAGGGGAAVAAGRAAVAACRGGAGGLVAGPVTRFGRLRTRRATTAFLALVATTIAAGAVATFSRGGALALAAATAWLLLRRALPPRVPAVGLAALAVLGLGALLFAGPALDRAFQEKTHIAGTNVDTRELRWQAAARMVAEHPVLGTGPGGFRANYPAASRNAEVDEQSPVAHNMYLEVAAELGLPGFALFAALLVLTAVTAERVLRTTADPRPVVAVQAGLVAVAVASTFLSQQYYLPLWSAVAVVAAADLRLRRTSYVACAPRDQ; this comes from the coding sequence ATGACCCGGCTGCTGCGGCTCCTGGCCTGCGCGACGGTCTTCGCCGCACCGGTCGAGGGCTACCTGCTCCAATGGCACGGCCAGCTGGCCAAGCTGCCGCCCGCGCTGCTGGTGCTGACGTGGGCCGTCGCGCGGGTGCGGCAGCGGCGGCTGCCGGAACCGCACCCCGTGCACGCGCTGCTCGCGCTGCTGGCGGTGGTGCTGCTCGCGTCCTCGGCGGTGAACGCCGGTGGTGTGTACACCACGGCTTACGCGATCCGCTGGCTGCCGTTCCTGCTGGTCACGGTGGTGCTGGTGGACGTGGTGGCCCGGGAGGTGCCCGTGCGGTGGGTGCTGGGCGCGGCGGTGGCCGGTGCGGCGGTGGCGGCGGTGGGCGGGCTGCACGGGCTGTTCGTGGCGGGGGAGCCGCGGGCGAGCGGGCCGCTGGAGGACCCCAACGACCTGGCCTACTTCCTGGTCGCCGCGCTGCCGCTGCTGGTCGCCTTCCTGCCGGGGGAGGGGGGTGGTGGCGCGGCGGTGGGTGGTGGTCGCGCGGCCGTGACGGGGGGGACAGCCGGTGGCCGCGCGGTGGTCGCGGCCGGTCGTGCGGCGGGCGGTGGTGGTGCGGCGGTGGCGGCCGGTCGTGCGGCGGGCGGTGGTGGCGCGGCGGTGGCGGCCGGTCGTGCGGCGGTGGCGGCCTGCCGGGGTGGGGCCGGCGGTCTGGTCGCCGGTCCGGTGACCCGCTTCGGCCGGCTGCGCACCCGGCGCGCGACCACCGCGTTCCTGGCGCTCGTCGCCACCACCATCGCCGCGGGCGCCGTCGCCACCTTCTCCCGCGGCGGCGCGCTGGCCCTCGCCGCGGCCACCGCGTGGCTGCTGCTCCGCCGGGCGCTGCCGCCGCGCGTGCCGGCCGTCGGCCTCGCCGCACTGGCCGTGCTCGGCCTGGGCGCCCTGCTGTTCGCCGGTCCCGCCCTCGACCGCGCGTTCCAGGAGAAGACCCACATCGCCGGCACCAACGTGGACACCCGCGAACTGCGCTGGCAGGCCGCCGCCCGCATGGTCGCCGAGCACCCGGTCCTGGGCACCGGCCCCGGCGGCTTCCGCGCGAACTACCCCGCCGCGTCCCGCAACGCCGAGGTCGACGAGCAGTCCCCGGTGGCGCACAACATGTACCTGGAGGTCGCGGCCGAGCTGGGCCTGCCCGGCTTCGCGCTGTTCGCCGCGCTGCTCGTGCTCACCGCGGTGACCGCCGAGCGCGTCCTGCGCACCACCGCCGACCCGCGGCCGGTCGTCGCCGTGCAGGCGGGCCTGGTCGCGGTCGCGGTCGCCTCGACCTTCCTGTCCCAGCAGTACTACCTGCCCCTGTGGTCCGCGGTCGCGGTCGTGGCCGCGGCCGACCTGCGCCTGAGGAGAACGAGCTACGTTGCGTGTGCTCCACGTGATCAGTGA
- a CDS encoding NAD-dependent protein deacetylase, which produces MRTRPTLSWTATGAPLPRTEDLTEVERALAAGRVLVLSGAGLSTESGIPDYRGAAGSLRKHTPMTYDEFVGGEAGRRRYWARSHLGWRAIARARPNAGHRAVTRLHAAGLVSGVITQNVDGLHQAAGTPDVVELHGGLDRVVCLACRRLSPREELDRRLRAANPGFAARASRVNPDGDADLPDEQVRSFALVDCADCGGVLKPDVVFFGENVPRPRVDHCRALVDAADALLVLGSSLTVMSGLRFVRRAAGAGKPVLIVNRGETRGDAHATTRVDLPLGEALTTLADRLA; this is translated from the coding sequence ATGCGCACACGGCCGACGCTGAGCTGGACGGCCACCGGCGCGCCGCTGCCGCGCACCGAAGACCTCACCGAGGTGGAGCGGGCGCTCGCGGCGGGCCGGGTCCTGGTGCTCAGCGGCGCGGGGCTGTCCACCGAGTCCGGCATCCCCGACTACCGGGGTGCCGCGGGCAGCCTGCGCAAGCACACCCCGATGACCTACGACGAGTTCGTCGGCGGCGAGGCGGGCAGGCGGCGGTACTGGGCGCGCAGCCACCTCGGCTGGCGCGCCATCGCCCGCGCCCGGCCCAACGCGGGCCACCGCGCGGTGACCCGCCTGCACGCGGCCGGGCTGGTCAGCGGGGTGATCACGCAGAACGTCGACGGCCTGCACCAGGCCGCGGGCACCCCCGACGTGGTCGAGCTGCACGGCGGCCTCGACCGGGTGGTGTGCCTGGCCTGCCGCCGGCTCAGCCCGCGCGAGGAGCTGGACCGCAGGCTGCGCGCGGCCAACCCCGGGTTCGCGGCGCGCGCCTCCCGGGTCAACCCCGACGGCGACGCGGACCTGCCCGACGAGCAGGTGCGGTCGTTCGCCCTGGTCGACTGCGCGGACTGCGGCGGGGTGCTCAAACCGGACGTCGTGTTCTTCGGCGAGAACGTGCCCCGGCCGCGCGTCGACCACTGCCGGGCGCTGGTCGACGCGGCCGACGCGCTGCTGGTGCTGGGCTCGTCGCTGACGGTGATGTCCGGGCTGCGGTTCGTCCGGCGCGCGGCCGGGGCGGGCAAGCCGGTGCTGATCGTCAACCGGGGCGAGACCAGGGGCGACGCGCACGCGACCACCCGCGTCGACCTGCCGCTCGGCGAGGCCCTGACCACCCTGGCCGACCGCCTGGCCTAG
- a CDS encoding class I SAM-dependent methyltransferase, protein MTTTEEFWEAFYSERDQVWTGNPNELLVEQVADLTPGSALDLGCGEGGDALWLAGQGWQVTAVDVSATALARGAARAAEAGLADRVDWQRHDLSRSFPTGSFDLVSAQFLHSSTEAEGERGRVLARAAEAVAPGGVLLVVGHAEWPTFVRDNPPVDYRFPTNADVLAAVDPSRRWLVEVDESVVRELTGPNGERGTRTDVVLRLRRPERS, encoded by the coding sequence ATGACGACCACAGAGGAGTTCTGGGAGGCGTTCTACTCGGAACGCGACCAGGTCTGGACCGGCAACCCCAACGAGCTGCTGGTCGAGCAGGTGGCGGACCTCACCCCGGGCAGCGCGCTGGACCTGGGGTGCGGGGAGGGCGGCGACGCGCTGTGGCTGGCCGGGCAGGGGTGGCAGGTCACCGCGGTGGACGTGTCCGCCACCGCCCTGGCCCGGGGTGCCGCGCGGGCCGCCGAGGCCGGGCTGGCCGACCGCGTGGACTGGCAGCGGCACGACCTGTCGCGGTCCTTCCCGACCGGGTCGTTCGACCTGGTGTCGGCGCAGTTCCTGCACTCGTCCACCGAGGCGGAGGGCGAACGGGGGCGCGTCCTGGCGCGGGCGGCCGAGGCGGTGGCGCCCGGTGGCGTGCTGCTGGTCGTGGGGCACGCCGAGTGGCCCACGTTCGTGCGCGACAACCCGCCGGTGGACTACCGCTTCCCCACCAACGCCGACGTGCTGGCCGCCGTCGACCCGTCCCGGCGGTGGCTGGTCGAGGTGGACGAGTCGGTGGTGCGCGAGCTGACCGGCCCCAACGGCGAGCGCGGCACGCGCACCGACGTCGTGCTGCGCCTGCGGCGGCCCGAGCGGTCCTAG
- a CDS encoding glycosyltransferase, with product MISEMGTGGAEALVAGMARAGGRFGWDSAVASGGGHRAEALRALGVPTFTVPVARRRATGVLRAAAATRAAVRDFRPEVVLAHNVSASLVSRLAVLPRRVPLLTVFHGVADADYAGAARVLRRTSRAVVAVADATADRLRAAGVADPVVIPNAVFPQPERVDRDAVRAVHGVGRDTPVALCPARLEPQKRHDVLLEAWALLGVDAVLWLAGDGSRRDELEKRAADLGVADRVRFLGNRCDVPDLLAAADVTVLTSDWEGMPVAVLESLAAGRPVVATDVDGVRQALAGGGGVVVPRQDPVATAAALRSLMRDPRTRAELGEVGRASVRRAHDPDALMRSYDELLRAAVGGDR from the coding sequence GTGATCAGTGAGATGGGGACCGGTGGCGCCGAAGCCCTGGTCGCCGGGATGGCCCGCGCCGGCGGGCGGTTCGGCTGGGACTCGGCGGTCGCCAGCGGCGGCGGGCACCGCGCCGAGGCGTTGCGCGCGCTGGGCGTGCCGACCTTCACCGTGCCGGTCGCGCGCCGCCGGGCGACCGGCGTGCTGCGCGCCGCCGCCGCCACCCGGGCCGCGGTCCGCGACTTCCGGCCCGAGGTCGTGCTGGCCCACAACGTGTCGGCCAGCCTGGTGTCCCGGCTCGCCGTGCTGCCCCGCCGGGTGCCGCTGCTGACCGTCTTCCACGGGGTCGCCGACGCCGACTACGCGGGCGCGGCCCGGGTGCTCAGGCGGACCTCGCGCGCGGTGGTCGCGGTCGCCGACGCCACCGCCGACCGGCTGCGCGCCGCGGGCGTGGCCGACCCGGTGGTGATCCCGAACGCGGTGTTCCCGCAGCCCGAGCGGGTGGACCGGGACGCGGTGCGCGCGGTGCACGGCGTCGGCCGGGACACGCCGGTCGCGCTGTGCCCGGCCCGCCTGGAACCCCAGAAGCGGCACGACGTGCTGCTGGAGGCGTGGGCGCTGCTCGGCGTCGACGCGGTGCTGTGGCTGGCCGGCGACGGCAGCCGCCGCGACGAGCTGGAGAAGCGGGCGGCCGACCTGGGCGTGGCCGACCGGGTCCGCTTCCTGGGCAACCGCTGCGACGTGCCCGACCTGCTGGCCGCCGCCGACGTCACCGTGCTCACCAGCGACTGGGAGGGCATGCCGGTGGCCGTGCTGGAGTCGCTGGCCGCCGGTCGGCCGGTGGTGGCGACCGACGTGGACGGCGTGCGCCAGGCGCTGGCCGGCGGTGGCGGCGTCGTGGTGCCGCGCCAGGACCCGGTCGCCACCGCGGCCGCGCTGCGCTCCCTGATGCGCGACCCGCGCACCCGCGCCGAGCTGGGCGAGGTGGGACGCGCGTCGGTGCGGCGCGCGCACGACCCGGACGCGCTGATGCGCTCCTACGACGAGCTGCTGCGCGCCGCGGTCGGGGGCGACCGGTGA
- a CDS encoding GNAT family N-acetyltransferase — translation MGETTVRPAGPDDADGIARVHTTAWQTAYRGVLPDDFLDGLSPSRRAGAWRRALLGREGAVHVAVDGTEVVGFAATGPARDDDLRGRGFVELQAVYVDPARWGSGIGFALLGAALADAGPVVLWVLADNPGARRFYERAGFAPDGTTRTGTIGGRDVAEVRYARTAAAGIAGAAP, via the coding sequence ATGGGGGAGACGACCGTGCGCCCGGCCGGGCCCGACGACGCCGACGGCATCGCGCGCGTCCACACGACCGCCTGGCAGACCGCCTACCGGGGCGTGCTGCCGGACGACTTCCTGGACGGGCTGAGCCCGTCGCGGCGGGCCGGGGCGTGGCGCCGCGCGCTCCTCGGGCGGGAGGGCGCGGTGCACGTGGCCGTCGACGGCACCGAGGTGGTCGGCTTCGCCGCCACCGGCCCGGCCCGCGACGACGACCTGCGGGGACGCGGGTTCGTCGAACTCCAGGCCGTCTACGTGGACCCGGCGCGGTGGGGGAGCGGCATCGGGTTCGCCCTGCTCGGCGCGGCACTGGCGGACGCGGGACCGGTGGTCCTGTGGGTGCTGGCGGACAACCCGGGGGCGCGCCGGTTCTACGAGCGGGCGGGCTTCGCCCCGGACGGCACCACGCGCACGGGGACCATCGGCGGCCGGGACGTGGCCGAGGTCCGCTACGCCAGGACGGCCGCGGCCGGAATCGCCGGTGCGGCTCCGTGA
- a CDS encoding LysR family transcriptional regulator, with product MDLDAVRTFVAVVDAGRFQQAADELSISQQAVSKRVAALERDLGVRLFARTPRGARLTVDGQAFLPHARDLLRAEERAVASVRPGSRALRVDVVGRRLAPADLLRDFHRAHPGVELDVVKLPEADAAVTAVRSGAVDASFRFLAPATRLPDGVEATPVLYEPVQLLTGPAHRLAAARAVAPEHLAGHRIWVPGLVAGAEWTAYYAELAAAFGLAIDVVGPHSGTEPLLDVIADDPGLATFVGERTRLVWPADQDLRRVDLRAPTPVYPHWLLWRADNPHPALAALRDHLGSARPGDGTWVPGRG from the coding sequence GTGGACCTGGACGCCGTGCGCACGTTCGTCGCCGTCGTGGACGCGGGCCGCTTCCAGCAGGCCGCCGACGAGCTGTCGATCAGCCAGCAGGCGGTCTCCAAGCGCGTGGCGGCCCTGGAGCGGGACCTCGGCGTGCGGCTGTTCGCCCGCACCCCGCGCGGTGCCCGGCTCACCGTCGACGGCCAGGCGTTCCTCCCCCACGCCCGCGACCTGCTCCGGGCCGAGGAGCGGGCCGTCGCCTCGGTGCGGCCCGGCAGCCGGGCCCTGCGCGTCGACGTGGTCGGCCGCCGCCTCGCCCCGGCCGACCTGCTGCGCGACTTCCACCGCGCGCACCCCGGCGTCGAGCTGGACGTGGTGAAGCTGCCCGAGGCCGACGCGGCGGTCACCGCCGTCCGCTCCGGCGCGGTCGACGCGTCGTTCCGCTTCCTCGCCCCGGCCACGCGGCTCCCCGACGGCGTCGAGGCCACCCCGGTCCTCTACGAGCCGGTCCAGCTCCTCACCGGCCCGGCGCACCGGCTCGCCGCCGCCCGCGCGGTCGCGCCCGAGCACCTGGCCGGGCACCGGATCTGGGTGCCCGGCCTCGTCGCCGGCGCCGAGTGGACCGCCTACTACGCCGAGCTGGCCGCCGCGTTCGGGCTCGCCATCGACGTGGTCGGCCCGCACTCCGGCACCGAGCCGCTGCTGGACGTGATCGCCGACGACCCGGGGCTGGCCACCTTCGTGGGCGAGCGGACCCGGCTCGTCTGGCCCGCCGACCAGGACCTGCGGCGCGTCGACCTGCGCGCCCCGACGCCGGTCTACCCGCACTGGCTGCTTTGGCGCGCCGACAACCCGCACCCGGCGCTCGCCGCGCTGCGCGACCACCTCGGCAGCGCGCGGCCCGGGGACGGGACGTGGGTGCCGGGGCGCGGCTGA
- a CDS encoding polysaccharide deacetylase family protein has product MSTASVSLDLDNLWAYLKTHGDPEWERRPSFLRTAVPRLLEVFGEHSLTTTVFVVGADVERDDGAEAVAAITAAGHEVANHSYGHEPWLHRYSRAALEVELMRAEEAIAAAGAPRPTGFRGPGYSVTRELLEVLAERGYHYDASTLPTWIGPLARAYHNRTAPTGGDRDLFGGFARVRAPNAAYRWRVGSGLVELPVTTMPLLRVPIHGSYLLQLHQLSPRLARAYFTGAVGLCRARGVQPSLLLHPTDVLGAAEAPGMAFFPGMAVPGARKVEFLGWVLDTLRRHFDVVGTGEHVRRLAGNLPGRDTGLLARCG; this is encoded by the coding sequence ATGAGCACCGCCAGCGTCTCGCTGGACCTGGACAACCTCTGGGCCTACCTCAAGACCCACGGCGACCCCGAGTGGGAGCGCCGCCCCAGCTTCCTGCGCACCGCGGTGCCCCGGCTGCTGGAGGTCTTCGGCGAGCACAGCCTCACCACCACCGTGTTCGTGGTGGGCGCGGACGTCGAGCGCGACGACGGCGCCGAGGCCGTCGCCGCGATCACCGCCGCCGGGCACGAGGTCGCCAACCACTCCTACGGCCACGAGCCCTGGCTGCACCGCTACTCCCGCGCCGCGCTGGAGGTCGAGCTGATGCGCGCCGAGGAGGCCATCGCGGCGGCGGGCGCGCCCCGGCCAACGGGTTTCCGCGGCCCCGGCTACAGCGTCACGCGAGAGCTGCTGGAGGTGCTGGCCGAGCGCGGCTACCACTACGACGCCAGCACCCTGCCCACCTGGATCGGCCCGCTGGCCCGCGCCTACCACAACCGCACCGCGCCCACCGGCGGCGACCGCGACCTGTTCGGCGGCTTCGCCCGGGTCCGCGCGCCCAACGCCGCCTACCGCTGGCGCGTCGGCTCCGGCCTGGTCGAGCTGCCGGTGACCACGATGCCGCTGCTGCGCGTGCCCATCCACGGCTCCTACCTGCTGCAACTGCACCAGCTCTCGCCCCGCCTGGCCCGCGCGTACTTCACCGGCGCGGTCGGGCTGTGCCGGGCGCGCGGCGTGCAGCCGTCGCTGCTGCTGCACCCCACCGACGTGCTGGGCGCGGCCGAGGCGCCGGGCATGGCGTTCTTCCCCGGCATGGCCGTGCCGGGTGCCCGCAAGGTCGAGTTCCTGGGCTGGGTGCTCGACACCCTGCGCCGCCACTTCGACGTGGTGGGCACCGGCGAGCACGTCCGCCGCCTGGCCGGGAACCTGCCCGGCCGCGACACCGGGCTGCTGGCGCGGTGCGGATGA
- a CDS encoding SigE family RNA polymerase sigma factor, with product MRRDDEFAEFFTSRFDQARRTAHALCGNWGEAEEIAQNAFVRVYARWSRVRRETADAYLRTVVTRLFLDGRRRWRRREQVVAEPPDVAVPADTSATEERPPLLAALQLVPPRQRAVIVLRYVHDLSVEQVAEVLGCSPGTVKSQAARGLKTLREAYRGAVTPGGA from the coding sequence GTGCGACGCGACGACGAGTTCGCCGAGTTCTTCACGAGCCGGTTCGACCAGGCTCGCCGCACGGCGCACGCGCTGTGCGGGAATTGGGGTGAGGCGGAGGAGATTGCGCAGAACGCGTTCGTGCGCGTGTACGCGCGCTGGTCGCGCGTGCGCCGGGAGACCGCCGACGCGTACCTGCGCACCGTGGTGACCAGGCTGTTCCTGGACGGCAGGCGGCGGTGGCGGCGGCGCGAGCAGGTGGTCGCCGAGCCGCCGGACGTCGCCGTGCCCGCGGACACCTCCGCCACGGAGGAGCGCCCGCCGCTGCTGGCCGCGCTGCAACTGGTGCCGCCGCGGCAGCGGGCCGTGATCGTGCTGCGGTACGTCCACGACCTGTCGGTCGAGCAGGTGGCCGAGGTGCTGGGCTGCTCGCCCGGCACGGTCAAGAGCCAGGCCGCGCGCGGCCTGAAGACGCTCCGCGAGGCTTATCGCGGCGCCGTGACCCCCGGGGGTGCGTGA